The proteins below are encoded in one region of Vanessa tameamea isolate UH-Manoa-2023 chromosome Z, ilVanTame1 primary haplotype, whole genome shotgun sequence:
- the LOC113402778 gene encoding uncharacterized protein LOC113402778 produces MIEINEMEEKLVDECWNEMARHIRKVAKDVFGESKGKGLIDRDTWWWNEEVQNVLREKKVAFKEWQVVKNVNTSLKDEKKEVYKEFKRRAKKAVAVARAKVQENLYNSLNSPRGQKELYRITKERERRSRDIPHIKCMKNEAGKVLCRDEEIKERWKIYFEKLMNEENDWNGILQEAQQLKSMKNGKALGPDDIPVEVWKVLKTDGYMWLTLFFNKLLHEETIPQEWCSSSLVPIFKNKGDVQDCNNYRGIKLMSHTMKVWEKVIERRLREESEITQIQLGFMSGRGTMDAIFALRQLCEKYRRAHKNLHMVFIDLEKAYDRVPREVLWWALKEKGLPGKYVELVRAM; encoded by the exons ATGATAGAAATTAATGAGATGGAAGAGAAATTGGTAGATGAATGTTGGAATGAGATGGCCAGGCACATAAGGAAGGTCGCAAAAGACGTGTTTGGAGAGTCGAAAGGAAAAGGTCTGATAGATAGGGATACATGGTGGTGGAATGAAGAAGTGCAAAATGTACTGAGAGAGAAGAAAGTGGCATTTAAAGAATGGCAGGTTGTAAAAAATGTGAACACAAGtttaaaagatgaaaaaaagGAAGTTTACAAGGAATTTAAGAGGAGAGCAAAGAAGGCGGTAGCAGTGGCCAGAGCCAAGGTACAAGAGAATTTGTACAACTCACTGAACAGCCCTAGAGGCCAGAAGGAACTCTACCGAATTacgaaagagagagaaagacgATCGAGAGATATACCACATATCAAATGTATGAAAAATGAGGCTGGTAAGGTGTTATGTAGAGATGAGGAAATAAAAGAGCGATggaagatttattttgaaaagcttATGAATGAAGAAAATGACTGGAATGGTATTCTCCAAGAGGCACAA CAACTCAAAAGCATGAAAAATGGGAAGGCTTTGGGTCCAGATGACATACCAGTTGAAGTATGGAAGGTGTTAAAGACTGACGGATATATGTGGTTgactttattcttcaataagttGTTGCATGAAGAAACTATCCCTCAAGAATGGTGCAGTAGTTCGCTAGTGcccatcttcaaaaataaaggggATGTACAGGATTGCAACAACTATAGAGGGATAAAGCTCATGTCACATACTATGAAAGTATGGGAGAAGGTAATAGAGAGAAGATTGCGAGAAGAGAGTGAAATTACCCAAATTCAGTTGGGGTTTATGTCAGGTCGAGGGACAATGGACGCTATTTTTGCACTCCGCCAATTGTGCGAGAAGTACAGACGTGCTCACAAGAACCTGCACATGGTGTTCATTGATCTCGAGAAAGCCTATGATAGGGTGCCTCGTGAAGTGTTATGGTGGGCATTGAAAGAGAAAGGTTTGCCTGGGAAGTATGTGGAGTTAGTTCGTGCTATGTAA
- the LOC135194635 gene encoding craniofacial development protein 2-like: MVSLDARAYPTGDAQGQHPAPVRNGQGLSYRNGRVRRKKRALSVRELRLRCASWNVGTMSGRGRELADVLKRRRINVPARDKVEGCKAREIGEGYKLYYCGSDGKRNGVGIVLDSRLKECVVDVKRVNDSLIAIKLVVDGMTLNLVSVYAPQSGCEESVKEKFWEDYDCLLMNLQDSEEVYVGGDFNGHVGRESDGYERVHGGWGLGNRNAYGEALLQAACAFDLAITNTWFKKKEEHLITYKSGHHATQIDYFLKQPNTAPSKDKMTYVRE, translated from the exons GCTAGGGCGTACCCCACAGGCGACGCGCAGGGGCAGCACCCGGCTCCTGTGAGAAATGGACAAGGGTTGTCGTACCGGAACGGGCGGGTGCGACGTAAGAAGCGAGCTCTAAGTGTGAGAGAGTTAAGATTGAGGTGTGCAAGTTGGAATGTAGGAACGATGTCTGGAAGAGGAAGAGAGCTAGCAGATGTTTTAAAAAGGCGACGGATAAATGTGCCTGCAAGAGACAAAGTGGAAGGGTGCAAGGCTAGGGAAATAGGAGaaggatataaattatactattgtGGAAGTGATGGCAAGAGAAATGGTGTGGGTATAGTTTTAGATAGTAGGTTGAAAGAATGTGTGGTGGATGTAAAAAGAGTGAATGATAGTCTGATAGCCATTAAACTGGTCGTGGACGGCATGACACTGAATTTAGTAAGTGTGTATGCGCCACAGTCAGGCTGTGAGGAGAGCGTGAAAGAAAAGTTTTGGGAGGACTATGATTGCCTGCTGATGAATTTACAGGATAGCGAGGAAGTCTACGTGGGTGGTGACTTTAATGGCCATGTAGGAAGAGAGAGTGATGGATATGAGAGAGTGCATGGTGGGTGGGGATTAGGAAATCGGAACGCTTATGGCGAGGCACTTTTACAAGCTGCCTGTGCCTTCGACCTGGCTATAACAAACACGTGGTTTAAGAAAAAAGAGGAACACCTAATAACCTACAAGAGTGGCCACCACGCGACACAGATAGACTACTTCCTA AAACAGCCAAACACGGCCCCCTCCAAAGACAAGATGACGTATGTTAGAGAATGA